atCCAATAGGATcataaatacagggtgtccgatTCGTTACTGCACATACTGAAATGGGTGATGGATCTCATCATTTTAAGCGAAAAATTTCACATGGACACAGGTCCGATTTCGATCGGTAGCAGAGTTACAGggtattcaaattcaaaattttaaattccaagTTGACCGAGGTCTCGTCTTTTTTTACGATAAACAATTCTCCAAACagttttttgttaacaaacgaattattttgtttattactaaaccaaagtttgtattttttcagtaaatacaaaaaacagtTGGACAAatttagtattatttattttggaaaacatCATATTTCAAAGTAACAAGAAAGAAACTGAGAGTTGTCGATCTAATTTAAGAGTTGCAAGCATAGAAActtggaattttgaatttttgaatttttaaatttgaacaccCAGTAACTCCGCTACCGATCGAAATCTAAcctatgttcatatgaacttttttgctcaaaatgaTGAGATCCATCACCCATTTCAGTATGTGCAGTAACGAATcggacaccccgtatatggTTTCATAAACAGAACATGCCGCTTTAATGAAGACAGTATTATGATATGAAGTCTACATAATTACAAGCATAACAAACGAAATGAAGATCTCTAAAGAAAGCTGGGTAAAATCCCGATTGGAAATATCTCTCGTTTGCGGTTGGTTGAAGAAATGGTGACAATATTGACTAAAGTTAACTAAATGGATTATAAATTCTTCCACTGAAAGTAAACAAGCGGTTTCTCTACTGATtattaaatctttaaatttcgATTAAGCTATATTGATATGTTAATTGAAAGATCTTGTAATATTCAAATACTAATTTTCTCTGCCGCAACTTGTCCAAAAACGGACGTTTAATAACGCTAATTCGTATTTAAGTGGTAGGTAATAAACTTTCGGCGAGAGAACGAGCTgcattaacaatttattatttgagtaAAGGTTACGACGATGAGATAAGATTCTTCAGACTATTGAGCAAAACGAATAATCTAATTAGTATGGACGATGAATAATTTCGAGTCGATGGCCAATTTGTACGAAACAAAATCCatgatgaaaaattttaattagtcaTAATAAATGTCGAAATCCTCCTTAGGTATACTATTGAAACTCACTAAACATGTACCaccattgaaaatatgtatttgagATAGGTGAGCATGCAAATGAAGTATTGTTGCTAATATCGAGTACTGCGGCTAACAGTAAAAGTAAAAACCTTGGGCCATGCAAAGTTCAACGTGAACGTTGCCCAACCAAATAGATTCTTTGGGGATAGctgttatttctttttattttgcagTCCTATCTGTATTTAAGCAGTAAATGAGGATCTTGATGCCACCGACCGTATTCTGATAATCAGCAAcaccatttttcaattcttacACCCAACGTGAAAGAGAATGCTGGATGTACTTATACGGGGCGTGCCGAACTATGGCGtttcaaaaaaaagaattcaaagaaatatgCTAAATTTTCTGATGCAAATATTGCCTAATTTTTTCAGCACTGCTATCCGTAGATAGGTGTTTTTGGACATTTTGGAACTAAGGAggtcaaaataaattatagagGCCTTTAAAGGCTTTTTTTAAAGTCTGATAGTGTCTCTCTACGTTCCATGATTTAGACGGCTATTCCCATAAATCGCTATAGTTTTAGGCTGGATGACGGGAAATATATTAGAtctgaatatatttttcagcAGTTACTTCCACCTAAAGTATCGAAATCCGCATTTTtcgtaaaacaaaattaaatggaagaaGGTCCCGTTGATTCATCCAAAACTTGGATATTTATACTTGTTTCGATACTAAAAGAATATGAGCTTTCAAAACGACaacttttcctaatttaaccgatAGTGCGAATCCAACAGTTTCTGCAATTACCACAGACTTTTTGCTTTTGAGACACATCAGAATACCCTCCTATAAGTATAGACTGTAACCAAACTTGCATTTAACTAttatttcattcaattttaaaaattctttgagCAAGATTTGCAATGGTACCCAAAGCGATCCATAAGCCCGAGAACAACCGCCATGAATTTGGTAATAATGGCGTAACCTGACTGAACTATAGGTCACGTTATCTAGACCGTAGACTTGGATAATATTGCTGAAAGTGAAATGTTAACGTACACTCAACctgaatttctttgtttttgtgGTATTTATTATGATACGTTTTAACCCGTAATTTTACTACCGATTTATTAACGAAGCGATCTCGTAATCGTTGTGGTTCATCCACCATAATCTTCAGAGCTTTAATACGAAATCGAAATCTTCACCGGTATGAACTCGGCGTTATTTCAAACTATCGATGATCTTAATAATACAAcaataaattgaacttttaAAAGGTCACACGTCACACTCTCCCATACTTCTTGTACCTTGACTTTTTAGAATCAATCTCTAGGTAAGATTTATTATCCTAATGATGTGTCCTCCAAATTAGCGAAAAGGCAAGTGTAGCTAACAAAGAAGAAAGTTGTTTTACGTTCTATATTCCTATAGTGGAACTGAGCTTATATAGACGAAAATAATTGCTATCTTGTTTTACTCTTGTTATGCTTGTGTGTAAGTGTGCAAAAAATCAGACCACAAGTATTTCATTTAATCCGTTCCAGCCTAATTAGAACAAATATTGTTACAAATTATCTGAATATTGTTAAGATAGACAACTGACTTGCTCAGCTAGCATTACCAGATTTTTGCTTCGAGAAAATTCCGCATTTTCGAGTTGAAAAAAGTATCGTTTTCCCATTTTAGCACACAATATTAACTTCAAGATAGTTTTAGATGGGCAATTTAACCAGGGATATGAACGATTGCATTCCAGCAGAGAAAATAATAAGGACCCACGCAATACTAATCAGCTAAGTTTGCATAACCATTTGTTTACCTGCTTTGAACGAAGTAAATTTTATGCTATGTGCACATTCGCTAATCTCGAATTTCTCTAATGcaaattgggaaaaaatgtCTCATACGGTTTACGTGGGCAATATCAATGCAACagtgaagtttttttatttcttccgCGTTAACTTGAAATATGTTACCCACTGTATACACAATATAATGACCTTTTTGCTCTTTACCcgtatgtttaatttttcttagcTATTTGACACCGAATGCTGATGTTATCTTCTCAGAATGGAAATAGTTGGCAGACaagtaatttcaaaaatatccaatTATGGAGATATAATCAGAAAACCACCGACGCATTGAATTTAAACGGCACGTAATTTTCTCagattaacatttaaaatgataaaatgacattttaaacaaagaCTTTTGCCTGCTAATGAGACCTGAAGTGAATCGAGGAAATTACGAAACACGCCCTAAAGTTGCTTTACGTCTACTAAACGCATCACCATTTTGTAATGTAGAGAAAAAACACGAGAAAAGTGTTCTCTTTTTTGATTTGATGCTATCTTAGTATTACTCAATTTAACGACTTCACCACTCCTCTGGTGAGTGATCCTTATTGCACTATTTATGTTTAATCTCATCTGTTGAAAGATGTTAAGCCTCAATTGGTGCAAGAGGTAATGTCGACACGAAAATTTAACATCGAAAGGAATCTCCTCTGCTTTGGGAAAATCTTTCTCTTGAAGcgacaaaataataaactgttacaacaaaattaacaGAATTCCAGTGGATTATGTTACAAGGATGACACATCAATTTTGTACAGAGTTGAGTATTAACGAGACACAGGAcatttattttgcatttattcgaAGTTAGCTCGTAGTCGGTTAATTCACATTATTCGCTCAGTCAGTTCACACATATTTAATGCACTTTTTGTGGCTCAAAGGGAAGCCAAAagatattttgcaaattcgGCTTTGTAGGATCATAAAGCGCTATTAATCGAGACTAttcatttaagatattttttaaagcgaTGGCTCTACGTGTTCCCGAGATACCCgcattccaaatttgaaaagtgaCAAGAAATAGGTACCTCCCCCCTTTGGAAATTGTCAGAAAAATTCCGATATACCGTTTCTTAGTTTAATGGAACAATATGGATCTTGTATTGACCCGGGGTACCATTAAATGAAATCATGAAATCTTTTGCACGTCTGCCTTAACCCACTCGCAAGGGCTAAACTTTCCTACTAAAAGGGATACAAAAGCCTTTTGATGGTTTTTGCAATAGGTGCAAAGAAACTGTGACAAGTTCCCTTCGCACAGTGAAGCTACAAGATGGATTAATCGCGATGAATCTTGAAAGATCGAGACATCTCGGGGGCAGAACATCATGGACCAGATTATTGGCCACAGAACTATGTCCTTAACATTAATTGAactttgaacaattattttagttttttgtacTCTATCTGCATCTGCGCATATCTACACCGGCAGCATTCGTAgaattttttggtaaaatgaTTCGCTGCTAAGAACTCTTCAaactgttaaattaaatttctcaactTTCAAACATCTCTATTCAATTAGTTTCTACAAGACATATATTTACAACATTTGACAGAAATGATAGCCATGGGGACTCAAGGTAcaacgaaaataattaaagccAATTAGCAAAGTAAAGAAAACGTAAATCAACAAAAGGAATAAATTGCCTGCCAGTCTGAACCAGCCGTCATGGGTATACTCGCCCAACCGGATATGGGTATGGACAGGTTATCGCCAGTggtcttaaaaaataatacagcCAAAAGCAGGCGACTTCTGATTCGTGTGTTATTACGAAAATTACTTTCTATATTGGGAAGGTCATCCTTTGACCTTGATCCTCGAAGTGGACATGGCCGTAGGTTATTCAATTTCACTGCTCTTTCACTctcgattgaaaatttacatatattgAGTTTAATGGGTAATTTTTgaagagaaaatttattcttgTCCGCTAAAGATGACActgaagatattttttgatCTCTGTTAACTagctttaataattttatgttttctgTTTATTGGCAGATTCGCAAATGATTTTATGCGTTAATCTCCCGCTTCCTCGAAATATAGCAGCTAAACAATTGctacaatttttgaagaaaacgaTGCCCCACTATCTATCTAAGTGCCAGTTCTTCAACGTCCTGTTAAACTGCATGTGAAGTAAGTTGTGATATGAAGCATGTGAAGTAAGCAGTCAAAATTATATAGTGTCTCTGTTACTTAAAGTTGAAAGGGGTGTCCTCCTTCAACTGTTGATTAAGCTTTAACTTCAGTTCGAAAACCGTTGCATCGGCTAGTTAGTTGTAACTGGACATTGAAGAATCGGTTCCGagtaacaaaatataaatctatttaagtaaaattttgccCGAAAGGTACAACTCCAGTCAATATCTGAATTTTAGTATAAAGTCagaaaatatcttattaaCTTTACAGGCAATTTAGGACTAAGCGTATTGCCATTCTCTTtccaatatatattttttgggcATAAGAAGTAGAAATACCAAATCATATACCCGAGGCAAATATTTTAGTTCAAAATCATCAATTAGTAAACCGTAGATTTAGGTAAGAatcgttaatttattaatacacCTGTATTACTTAATATTCTAAGAGCTCGTATAAATCGGggtcaaactttaaataacgGTGATATTTTCTTACAAGGTAACAAACACTATTGGTGGTTATATAACTGTAATGTGAgcttttgtttcatttataGTAGGAACAACGTATGTGACTAGCCTAATTAGGATACCTCCCGAGCCTACCAGTCTCTGAAAAGTCCTAATTGCCCAGATTTACATCCCATTGACCCCATAATATAATTAGTGCGTTCTCTCTATTCGGTGAATTCCAAAAAACTTGCTTCTAACTAAAAACTATTGGTTGACAACAGTCTCTGTTATACACCCAAAATATACTTCTACCAATACAAATAGTTCCGAAACTTCTCGAGGGGTTTGCACTGTTCCTAACAACACATATTACACGAAAACaagaattaatttgtttacttacttttcatttcagattattttcaattgcaTCCACGATAGTAGCTCTCCCTACTCAGGATTCCAAACTTGTAACAGAAGCTCAGCCTGGGCAAGAATATGTTTTCGTCCAGTCGTCAGGATCGAATGCTAAACCTATCAATAAAAAAGGCAACAAGGAAGAAAaggtaagtttttattttaaaaaaaatcactccATGGATGAGAAAATTTCTGCCATAATTTCAGATCCAACCTTTTGAAACTGCTCACAAGATACCACCGAACCTCGCCTTCGTCATCAGTGATGAAGATGATGATATTCTCGAAAACACCAAGGAGAAACCTACTAAATCTCCTGGGAAGAAGGTGCACAAAAGAGAGGCCCAATCAACTGCTCCAGCACCGCCAggtaaaattcaatataaacaaatttgatgACCGATGATCAAAATTATCATCCACTGTTTCCAGGtgctataaaaataaacgtgtCTCAACTTTTACAAAAGTATAAAGAGGCTATGAAGAGTTCTACTCCTAGTCCTGCCAGTAGCACTAAAGCCACTACTACGACAAGGTCCAGTAGAAGAAGGGGGGCCGGGACTAAAAGAAGGTCTAGGCGTTCAGGTAGTAAACTTAAGTTTTTTAGTAGCGCTAGAAGCTAAATATTCATCTGAATTAGGCCCCACAACCCCAAGACCAGTATTGACAACAGCCAAAATCTCCCCTAAACATGAAGATACAGATGTGGTAGGCTCCGCTAGTGAAAAGCAAAGATCAAGAATCCAAGTCAAGAAAGGGCCCAATGGACAAGAGTACGAGTATGAATATGTTTATTACTACTACGACGAAGATGAAGACTCAAAAGACAAGGTAATTACTAGAACAACTCATCAGAGATGTATTTAGGAGACAAAATATTTGGATTAATTCAGCCTAAGTGTCCCTACTTCATCAACAACGTTAGAGCCTCAGGTGTTGGAACTATCACCATTAACGAATATCATTTGTGTCAGATTATGATGAATCATCAGTGAGAGGatcaattattgaaatataaaatttaagacAACGATGATTGGaaccataataaaatattaaaacattgaATAGCAACAGTGAGATCCTACATGCATCAACAGACACACTAATGTTTGCATATGACTTGTCCACTATGTAATTCACAATGCCGTAAGATAGCGTCGGTCTGATTTCACTAGTGAACGTCTAGTGTAGCACTGAATAATAGTATAGTAACTTCCATTGAAAATACTGAGCAACAGAATGTTGCAAAGTTTAAACATCATTGGTAACTTTTTTTGCAAGATTTCATAAGCCATTGTGACACTAATGTCGCACTTCTCGCTCTATATGCAATCATTTCTGCAAGAAATGCAATAGGCATTTAATACTCTTATCAGGAATGTGGGAAAGCTGGACAAGAAATGAGGAAACTAACTGTTTTGTGCATTACATGTACAATGCGATTTAGGTGCTTGCATGTGTAAGAACCTTGCGATCTCGAATCCTTCGACGCCCTGAAATACTCATCGACATTccatgaattttttcaaaggtTTCGTAAGCAAATGAGAACCTCCGTATGAAATAAAGAGTTCCAGTGACcacacaaataatttaaaaaaataatcgaaagaACTCGTATCGGGTGATCTGGGGGGCCATACATACGGTCCTGCTCTTTCTATCAAGCGATCAAGTTAATTGTCTAGAATTTGACGTGCAACTAAACTCAAATGTGATGGTGCACCTTCGGACATAAACCTGTACATAAAGTACTCGTTAAAAGGAGCCGTGCTGGAAACACACGGgctttaagtttaaatttttactatcAAAATAACAGCATACATTCTATAGTTTACCTCTAAAGAAGCAATGTACACAAAAACAATGCACATGTTTCCATCGCTGCGAAATCATTACAAAtatcgttatttttttttaagaatactAATGATCATGATGGTCCGGCAAGGAACAGCATCTCCAGAGGGGACAAATCCAGAGAAAAAGCCACCCCTGAAGCCAACGAAGTTGTTCCATCCCGAGGGAAATCTCGAAGCAGACAATTAGGCGAGGAAGAAGTTCAAGAAGAACGACTGCCAGCCAATACAAGGTGTGTATAGTGAAAGGATGTAACTCATCAGCAAACTTTGATTATCCCGAACGATTGAGCCATATGTACCATTTCATTCCGTTCACGACAAAAGAGCAGACTTTGTAACACTTTCAGATTCCCTCCTAGAAGCAGAAACCTTAACACCACACCGGTTCCACAAGAAGAACAGAAGCCTGCAGCCTCCAGGACCAGGGTCAGGGGCAAACCCACAGCTGAAACTGCCGTCGAAGATGATAATGTTTCGGATGAAACACAGGTAAGCCAATTTAAACACGTGCTTTGCTTTGCCTAATTTTTTCGCTTTAATAAGTGTGCTGCTACTCACCTTCAACTAACTTTCTGGTCATTAGTCACTTTTACTCTCCATGTCTACTTTTATTTGACCTCATTTTCATGCGTCATTCGTTCTTTTAACCATTTCTTCTTTTAGCATACtctccttttctttttttctcttctatCTCTCATTTCCGACAAATGTGTTACTTTACATGGCACCCACATCGGATTAAATTTCAGGCTTCCAGAGGGCGAACCAGAGCAAACGTGCGCCGCCCATCGCTGGAATTCGTTGACAGTGAAACGTTTAACACGCATTCAGCTGCGCCACCCGCGGCCGCCCAATCTCCCACTTTTCCCGCCCAGTTACCCGCTGGACCGGTACGTTTTTTGGGCGCCACTCCGAATGAATTCTACGATCTCCCAGTAAATTCCTTTTTGAGAGAGTTCTCTTCTCTTTGGCACCAAAGCATTCGCACTGGGCAACTAACTTGATTTTCTACAATCACATCAAATGatagtgatattttaatgatCAATCATGACTAAAATGCACTACTAGGAAGCACTAACTTGGCGGGcttttatcaaatattacattacTCATTACATCGCTGCAAGTAACTTAGTTTCCATACAAATCAGTAGATAACAAAGGAAGATGAACAAAAACCAACATTGATAATGGTGCACGcgaaaactcatttttcagTCACCGTGATATCTGATCAATAAGCTTACTGTCGCTTTAATGCAgtagaaaaactaaaaaggtTTCAGGTTGATATTCTACCAACTGCTACATGAGAAGAATATCAACTATGGTCTGgatatctcattttttttaatgtatgcGTAGGATGAATCAGGAGATAAGCAAGAGGTTACTGAACAAACGTCCAAGCCTAGCGAGGATGATTCTACCACATCAACTACACGAATGAATAAGGTTAGACTTTAATTACTAAAATTCGGTTGTGTTAAAATTGCATCTCGTTTTATTGGGTCTACAGGGGTTTAATTGGTAATCAATAAAACGTATTTAGGTGGCGCTGGACCTTTACGCTATCTCCCAAGGAACGCAAAAACTCTTCGGCGAAGATGAAACAGAACTGAGCACTGAAGAAGATAAAGATGGTAATGagtgattaaatttattgaactgAGCAGACCATAATATGGTAATGGGATATGGCATTGCGCAGGTACCACCCAAGACTCTTCATCTACTGAAGAATTAGAAACGACCACCCCTACTACCACAACAACAACAACCACAACTACGACAACACCTGCACCAACAACAACCAGAACTACTACAACCACTACAGAGGCACCAACTAAAGGTAAaagaagaatgaaaaaaacaaaatgctCGAGTGGAACTTACTAGTTTTGCAACATCGTCTCTAATGGCTAGATAAGTTTAACGTACTCAATTCGTCTTTAAACAACAGCCAGTAGATTTGGAGGAAGGCGCACAGCCCTATCTTCAGGAAGAAAAACTTCCACGACCACAACTGAAGCTCCTCCTACCACTGAAGGGAAACCAAAGAAATTTGGTAGACCTAGTTTCGGAGGGAGAGCTCGAGTAAAACCAACTTCAGCACCGGCCGCAGAAGAAGAGGTACACAAAGAGGAAAGTAAACCAGTGAGTCAATCGAAGGTACTCTGGAACTTGATGTTTGGTAACAGGAACTCATTTAAACTATCTCTTTTTAGCCTGGTCGTGCAAGATTCGGTGCCCCAAGACAACGAGGACGCACAACAGCTGCCCCAGAAACCAAGGAGGAAACTGCAAGTACCTCAGCGTCCTCATCTAGCAGACCATCACTCCCTAGAGCGAGACCAGCATTTAATTCTTTGAGAGGAAGAGGTCGGAGTACC
The nucleotide sequence above comes from Euwallacea similis isolate ESF13 chromosome 16, ESF131.1, whole genome shotgun sequence. Encoded proteins:
- the LOC136414171 gene encoding proteoglycan 4 isoform X2, with protein sequence MEGKILFILFSIASTIVALPTQDSKLVTEAQPGQEYVFVQSSGSNAKPINKKGNKEEKIQPFETAHKIPPNLAFVISDEDDDILENTKEKPTKSPGKKVHKREAQSTAPAPPGAIKINVSQLLQKYKEAMKSSTPSPASSTKATTTTRSSRRRGAGTKRRSRRSGPTTPRPVLTTAKISPKHEDTDVVGSASEKQRSRIQVKKGPNGQEYEYEYVYYYYDEDEDSKDKNTNDHDGPARNSISRGDKSREKATPEANEVVPSRGKSRSRQLGEEEVQEERLPANTRFPPRSRNLNTTPVPQEEQKPAASRTRVRGKPTAETAVEDDNVSDETQASRGRTRANVRRPSLEFVDSETFNTHSAAPPAAAQSPTFPAQLPAGPVRFLGATPNEFYDLPDESGDKQEVTEQTSKPSEDDSTTSTTRMNKVALDLYAISQGTQKLFGEDETELSTEEDKDGTTQDSSSTEELETTTPTTTTTTTTTTTTPAPTTTRTTTTTTEAPTKASRFGGRRTALSSGRKTSTTTTEAPPTTEGKPKKFGRPSFGGRARVKPTSAPAAEEEVHKEESKPVSQSKPGRARFGAPRQRGRTTAAPETKEETASTSASSSSRPSLPRARPAFNSLRGRGRSTTAAPSTEEGASDSEASSSEPSTTTTRPGRRIAGATANIKPLRPGPRINLAGRRGAQTTTTTTEAPKVEDTIPGDEEETHAEAASEKDEAPAPPPVDNSPLGRLRNKNRLNIQPKSKSGTVASASSPVQVRRPNPLLARRRPGQTTEAPSSEAPTSEAAEPEEEPAAETEAAPSSTTTTEEPRGLNKLLAGRRRLAARTPGTINHK
- the LOC136414171 gene encoding uncharacterized protein isoform X4, which produces MEGKILFILFSIASTIVALPTQDSKLVTEAQPGQEYVFVQSSGSNAKPINKKGNKEEKIQPFETAHKIPPNLAFVISDEDDDILENTKEKPTKSPGKKVHKREAQSTAPAPPGAIKINVSQLLQKYKEAMKSSTPSPASSTKATTTTRSSRRRGAGTKRRSRRSGPTTPRPVLTTAKISPKHEDTDVVGSASEKQRSRIQVKKGPNGQEYEYEYVYYYYDEDEDSKDKNTNDHDGPARNSISRGDKSREKATPEANEVVPSRGKSRSRQLGEEEVQEERLPANTRFPPRSRNLNTTPVPQEEQKPAASRTRVRGKPTAETAVEDDNVSDETQASRGRTRANVRRPSLEFVDSETFNTHSAAPPAAAQSPTFPAQLPAGPDESGDKQEVTEQTSKPSEDDSTTSTTRMNKVALDLYAISQGTQKLFGEDETELSTEEDKDGTTQDSSSTEELETTTPTTTTTTTTTTTTPAPTTTRTTTTTTEAPTKASRFGGRRTALSSGRKTSTTTTEAPPTTEGKPKKFGRPSFGGRARVKPTSAPAAEEEVHKEESKPVSQSKPGRARFGAPRQRGRTTAAPETKEETASTSASSSSRPSLPRARPAFNSLRGRGRSTTAAPSTEEGASDSEASSSEPSTTTTRPGRRIAGATANIKPLRPGPRINLAGRRGAQTTTTTTEAPKVEDTIPGDEEETHAEAASEKDEAPAPPPVDNSPLGRLRNKNRLNIQPKSKSGTVASASSPVQVRRPNPLLARRRPGQTTEAPSSEAPTSEAAEPEAEEPAAETEAAPSSTTTTEEPRGLNKLLAGRRRLAARTPGTINHK
- the LOC136414171 gene encoding proteoglycan 4 isoform X1, with amino-acid sequence MEGKILFILFSIASTIVALPTQDSKLVTEAQPGQEYVFVQSSGSNAKPINKKGNKEEKIQPFETAHKIPPNLAFVISDEDDDILENTKEKPTKSPGKKVHKREAQSTAPAPPGAIKINVSQLLQKYKEAMKSSTPSPASSTKATTTTRSSRRRGAGTKRRSRRSGPTTPRPVLTTAKISPKHEDTDVVGSASEKQRSRIQVKKGPNGQEYEYEYVYYYYDEDEDSKDKNTNDHDGPARNSISRGDKSREKATPEANEVVPSRGKSRSRQLGEEEVQEERLPANTRFPPRSRNLNTTPVPQEEQKPAASRTRVRGKPTAETAVEDDNVSDETQASRGRTRANVRRPSLEFVDSETFNTHSAAPPAAAQSPTFPAQLPAGPVRFLGATPNEFYDLPDESGDKQEVTEQTSKPSEDDSTTSTTRMNKVALDLYAISQGTQKLFGEDETELSTEEDKDGTTQDSSSTEELETTTPTTTTTTTTTTTTPAPTTTRTTTTTTEAPTKASRFGGRRTALSSGRKTSTTTTEAPPTTEGKPKKFGRPSFGGRARVKPTSAPAAEEEVHKEESKPVSQSKPGRARFGAPRQRGRTTAAPETKEETASTSASSSSRPSLPRARPAFNSLRGRGRSTTAAPSTEEGASDSEASSSEPSTTTTRPGRRIAGATANIKPLRPGPRINLAGRRGAQTTTTTTEAPKVEDTIPGDEEETHAEAASEKDEAPAPPPVDNSPLGRLRNKNRLNIQPKSKSGTVASASSPVQVRRPNPLLARRRPGQTTEAPSSEAPTSEAAEPEAEEPAAETEAAPSSTTTTEEPRGLNKLLAGRRRLAARTPGTINHK
- the LOC136414171 gene encoding uncharacterized protein isoform X5, producing MEGKILFILFSIASTIVALPTQDSKLVTEAQPGQEYVFVQSSGSNAKPINKKGNKEEKIQPFETAHKIPPNLAFVISDEDDDILENTKEKPTKSPGKKVHKREAQSTAPAPPGAIKINVSQLLQKYKEAMKSSTPSPASSTKATTTTRSSRRRGAGTKRRSRRSGPTTPRPVLTTAKISPKHEDTDVVGSASEKQRSRIQVKKGPNGQEYEYEYVYYYYDEDEDSKDKNTNDHDGPARNSISRGDKSREKATPEANEVVPSRGKSRSRQLGEEEVQEERLPANTRFPPRSRNLNTTPVPQEEQKPAASRTRVRGKPTAETAVEDDNVSDETQDESGDKQEVTEQTSKPSEDDSTTSTTRMNKVALDLYAISQGTQKLFGEDETELSTEEDKDGTTQDSSSTEELETTTPTTTTTTTTTTTTPAPTTTRTTTTTTEAPTKASRFGGRRTALSSGRKTSTTTTEAPPTTEGKPKKFGRPSFGGRARVKPTSAPAAEEEVHKEESKPVSQSKPGRARFGAPRQRGRTTAAPETKEETASTSASSSSRPSLPRARPAFNSLRGRGRSTTAAPSTEEGASDSEASSSEPSTTTTRPGRRIAGATANIKPLRPGPRINLAGRRGAQTTTTTTEAPKVEDTIPGDEEETHAEAASEKDEAPAPPPVDNSPLGRLRNKNRLNIQPKSKSGTVASASSPVQVRRPNPLLARRRPGQTTEAPSSEAPTSEAAEPEAEEPAAETEAAPSSTTTTEEPRGLNKLLAGRRRLAARTPGTINHK
- the LOC136414171 gene encoding uncharacterized protein isoform X3; its protein translation is MEGKILFILFSIASTIVALPTQDSKLVTEAQPGQEYVFVQSSGSNAKPINKKGNKEEKIQPFETAHKIPPNLAFVISDEDDDILENTKEKPTKSPGKKVHKREAQSTAPAPPGAIKINVSQLLQKYKEAMKSSTPSPASSTKATTTTRSSRRRGAGTKRRSRRSGPTTPRPVLTTAKISPKHEDTDVVGSASEKQRSRIQVKKGPNGQEYEYEYVYYYYDEDEDSKDKNTNDHDGPARNSISRGDKSREKATPEANEVVPSRGKSRSRQLGEEEVQEERLPANTRSRNLNTTPVPQEEQKPAASRTRVRGKPTAETAVEDDNVSDETQASRGRTRANVRRPSLEFVDSETFNTHSAAPPAAAQSPTFPAQLPAGPVRFLGATPNEFYDLPDESGDKQEVTEQTSKPSEDDSTTSTTRMNKVALDLYAISQGTQKLFGEDETELSTEEDKDGTTQDSSSTEELETTTPTTTTTTTTTTTTPAPTTTRTTTTTTEAPTKASRFGGRRTALSSGRKTSTTTTEAPPTTEGKPKKFGRPSFGGRARVKPTSAPAAEEEVHKEESKPVSQSKPGRARFGAPRQRGRTTAAPETKEETASTSASSSSRPSLPRARPAFNSLRGRGRSTTAAPSTEEGASDSEASSSEPSTTTTRPGRRIAGATANIKPLRPGPRINLAGRRGAQTTTTTTEAPKVEDTIPGDEEETHAEAASEKDEAPAPPPVDNSPLGRLRNKNRLNIQPKSKSGTVASASSPVQVRRPNPLLARRRPGQTTEAPSSEAPTSEAAEPEAEEPAAETEAAPSSTTTTEEPRGLNKLLAGRRRLAARTPGTINHK